Genomic window (Streptomyces sp. TG1A-60):
GCCGTCGTCCAGCGCCAGCACCACCGGCTCCGCCAAGTCGCCCTCCGGCGGTGTCCAGTCCCTCGAGCGCGCCTTCGATCTGCTGGAGCGGATGGCGGACGCCGGCGGTGAGGTCGGCCTCAGCGAACTCTCCGCGAGCAGCGGGCTGCCGCTGCCGACCATCCACCGGCTGATGCGGACGCTGGTCGTCTGCGGCTACGTACGCCAGCAGCCCAACCGCCGGTACGCCCTCGGCCCCCGCCTCATCCGCCTCGGCGAGTCCGCGTCCCGCCTCCTCGGCACCTGGGCGCGCCCCTACCTCGCGCGCCTCGTCGAGGAGACCGGCGAGACGGCGAACATGGCCCTCCTCGACGGCGACGAGATCGTGTACGTGGCCCAGGTGCCGTCCAAGCACTCCATGCGGATGTTCACCGAGGTGGGCCGCCGGGTGCTTCCCCACTCCACCGGCGTCGGCAAGGTCCTGCTCGCCGGCTTCCCCGCCGACGAGGTGCGCGCCCTGCTGGCCCGCACGGGCATGCCGGCCGCCACGGAGAGGACGATCACCACACCCGACGGCTTCCTCGCCGCGCTCCGCGACGTACGCGACCTCGGTTACGCCGTCGACGACAACGAACAGGAGATCGGCGTCCGCTGCCTCGCCGTCTCCGTCCCCAACTCCCCGACCGCCGCGGCCATTTCGATCTCAGGACCCGCGGGACGCGTCACCGAGGCGGCGACGGAACGGATCGTGCCGGTGCTCCGGCAGGTGGCAGCGGAGCTGTCGGAGGCTCTGGCGAGTTCGACCGCGAGCGGCTGACAGCCGAGACGTTCGGCCACGGGCCCACCGCTGCCCGGTCGCGTCCCTCGAAGGGCCGCAGGCCCCTTCAAGGGACGCGGGGAACCGCACGAGCACCCACGAACTGCCCGCACCCGCCGACCGATCACCGCCGCGGCGGCTCCCCGAACACCTCGACCGCCGTACGCACCTCCGCCAGCCCCTTCGCCAGCGCGCTGACGGAGCCGATGGAGCCCGCTATCAGAAGCAGGGAGCGGCGCAGCCGGAGAACCTCCGGGGCGCCGCTGACGGCCATCGCCGCAAGAGCCGCCAGCTCGTCCTCCGCGATCCCCCGGTCCGAGAACTCCACCGGATAAGCGGCGAGTTCACGACGCAGCCGGGACACGGCCGAGCGCAACTCCGCCACCCTCGGGTCCTTGTCACTGCCGGTCACTGGCCTCTGCCCCAAGCTCCGCAACACAGCCGCCTCCCCCTTGCTCGCCCACACCCCTGGACGCGAGTCACGGCCGAACGCCACCGCACGGCCGGCCGCCCCGTGGCGTAGGTCGGTCGCCAAAGGCGGCGCGGGCAAGTAAACGCCAATCAGTGTGGCGAGCGCCACTACGGGGACTGAATTCCAGTCCCCAAGCATCACAGAGCCGGCCCACGGCCGGTCCGGCTTTCACGCGACGCCCACGCCGGGTCGGGTATGCAAGAGGCATGACGCACCACGAGGCCGAGAACACCGCCCCACGCGCGGCCCACCACGGGGCCCAGGACACCACACCACGCGCGGCCCACCACAGGAGCGAGGTCGCCGGGCTGCTGCTGGCCGCCGGCGGCGGGCGGCGCCTCGGGGGACGCCCCAAGGCCCTGCTGACCCACCACGGCCGCCCCCTGGTGGAGCACGCGGTCGCGGTGCTGCGGGCGGGCGGCTGCGCCCGGATCCACGTGGTCCTCGGCGCCGAGGCGGCGACCGTACGGACCCGCGCCGAACTGCCCGGCTGCGTGCTGGTCGACAACCCGCACTGGGCCGAGGGCATGGGCTCGTCGCTGCGGGCGGGGCTGGAGTCCTTGGCCGGAACGGGCATCGACGCCGTCCTGGTCTCGCTCGTCGACCAGCCGGGCATCGGGCCGGAGGCGGTGGCCCGCGTCCTCGCCGCGCCCCGGTCACATCCGGCGGGCCCGCCGCACGAGCCGGGCCCGCCGAGCCGGCCCGACACCGCGCTCGTCGCAGCCTCGTACGACGGCCGGCGGGGCCACCCCGTCCTCCTCGGCGCGGGCCACTGGCCCGCTGTCGCGGCGACCGCCACCGGCGACCGGGGGGCACGCGCCTATCTGACGGCGCACGAGGAGGCGATCACGCTCGTCGAGTGCGGGGACGTGGCGCGGCCGTACGACATCGACACGGCGGCCGATCTGGTCCACCTGGAGTGACCCGGGCGGGCAAGGGTCACCTTGCGTGAGCGAAATGACACCGAACGCCACCTCGCCGACCCCAAAGGGCCTGACATCAACACAACATTGAACTTCCACCATGAGAAAACTAGTATCCACTTCTCAGAAGCGTCTCATGGTCCGGAGGCGCTCGCCGCCCTACCCGGGTCGACCGACACCCGGTGCCACGCCCGCTGAAGGAAGTGACAGCTCATGTCCGCACCAGCGCCGTCCCCGCTGGCCATCGTCGACGCCGAGCCCCTGCCCCGCCAGGACGAGGTCCTCACCGACGCCGCCCTCGCCTTCGTGGCCGAGCTGCACCGGCGGTTCACGCCCCGGCGTGACGAGCTGCTGGCCCGCCGTGCGGAGCGCCGTGCCGAGATCGCCCGTACCTCCACGCTCGACTTCCTCCCGGAGACCGCCGCGATCCGCGCCGACGACTCCTGGAAGGTGGCGCCCTCCCCGCCGCCCTGGACGACCGCCGTGTCGAGATCACCGGCCCCACCGACCGCAAGATGACGATCAACGCCCTGAACTCCGGGGCGCGGATCTGGCTCGCGGACTTCGAGGACGCCTCCGCGCCGACCTGGGAGAACGTGGTCCTCGGCCAGGTGAACATGGCCGACGCGTACACCCGGAACATCGACTTCACCGACGAGCGCACCGGCAAGTCGTACGCCCTGCGCCCGAACGAGGAGCTGGCGACGGTCGTCATGCGCCCGCGTGGCTGGCACCTGGACGAGCGCCACCTCGTCGACGCCGACGGCACGCCCGTCCCCGGCGCGCTCGTCGACTTCGGCCTGTACTTCTTCCACAACGCCCGACGGCTGCTCGACCTCGGCAAGGGCCCGTACTTCTACCTCCCGAAGACGGAGTCGCACCTGGAGGCCCGCCTCTGGAACGACGTGTTCGTCTTCGCGCAAGACCACGTCGGCATCCCACAGGGCACCGTCCGCGCCACCGTCCTGATCGAGACGATCACGGCCGCGTACGAGATGGAGGAGATCCTCTACGAACTCCGCGACCACGCCTCCGGGCTGAACGCGGGCCGCTGGGACTACCTCTTCTCGATCGTGAAGAACTTCCGTGACGGCGGCGCCAAGTTCGTCCTCCCGGACCGCAACGCGGTGACGATGACGGCCCCGTTCATGCGGGCGTACACCGAACTCCTCGTCCGCACCTGCCACAAGCGCGGCGCGCACGCGATCGGCGGAATGGCGGCGTTCATCCCGTCGCGTCGCGACGCGGAGGTCAACAAGGTCGCGTTCGAGAAGGTCAAGGCGGACAAGGACCGTGAGGCGAGCGACGGCTTCGACGGCTCCTGGGTCGCCCACCCCGACCTGGTCCCGATCGCCATGGCCTCCTTCGACGCCGTCCTCGGCGACAAGCCGAACCAGAAGGACCGGCTCCGCGAGGACGTCGACGTCAAGGCCGCCGACCTGATCGCCGTCGACTCCCTCGACGCCAGGCCGACGTACCAGGGTCTGGTCAACGCCGTCCAGGTCGGCATCCGTTACATCGAGGCCTGGCTGCGCGGCCTCGGCGCCGTCGCCATCTTCAACCTCATGGAGGACGCCGCCACCGCCGAGATCTCCCGCTCCCAGATCTGGCAGTGGATCAACGCGGGCGTCGAGTTCGAGAACGGCGAGAAGGCGACCCCGGAACTGGCCCGCGAGGTCGCCGCCGAGGAACTCGCCGCCATCCGCGCGGAGATCGGCGACGAGGCCTACGCCGCCGGCCACTGGCAGCAGGCCCACG
Coding sequences:
- a CDS encoding DUF5955 family protein, which produces MLRSLGQRPVTGSDKDPRVAELRSAVSRLRRELAAYPVEFSDRGIAEDELAALAAMAVSGAPEVLRLRRSLLLIAGSIGSVSALAKGLAEVRTAVEVFGEPPRR
- a CDS encoding IclR family transcriptional regulator — its product is MPSSSASTTGSAKSPSGGVQSLERAFDLLERMADAGGEVGLSELSASSGLPLPTIHRLMRTLVVCGYVRQQPNRRYALGPRLIRLGESASRLLGTWARPYLARLVEETGETANMALLDGDEIVYVAQVPSKHSMRMFTEVGRRVLPHSTGVGKVLLAGFPADEVRALLARTGMPAATERTITTPDGFLAALRDVRDLGYAVDDNEQEIGVRCLAVSVPNSPTAAAISISGPAGRVTEAATERIVPVLRQVAAELSEALASSTASG
- a CDS encoding nucleotidyltransferase family protein, whose translation is MTHHEAENTAPRAAHHGAQDTTPRAAHHRSEVAGLLLAAGGGRRLGGRPKALLTHHGRPLVEHAVAVLRAGGCARIHVVLGAEAATVRTRAELPGCVLVDNPHWAEGMGSSLRAGLESLAGTGIDAVLVSLVDQPGIGPEAVARVLAAPRSHPAGPPHEPGPPSRPDTALVAASYDGRRGHPVLLGAGHWPAVAATATGDRGARAYLTAHEEAITLVECGDVARPYDIDTAADLVHLE